Proteins from a single region of Streptomyces spectabilis:
- a CDS encoding DUF503 domain-containing protein, with translation MFVGTLSFDLLLGDVHSLKEKRSLVRPIVAELQRKYAVSAAEVGHQGLHRRSEIGLALVSGDAAHLTEVLDRCERLVAARPEVELLSVRRRFHGDDDD, from the coding sequence ATGTTTGTGGGGACTCTGTCCTTCGACCTGCTCCTCGGCGACGTACATTCGCTGAAGGAGAAACGCTCCCTCGTCCGGCCCATCGTGGCCGAACTCCAGCGGAAGTACGCGGTGAGCGCGGCCGAGGTCGGCCACCAGGGGCTGCACCGCAGGAGCGAGATCGGCCTGGCGCTGGTCTCCGGGGACGCGGCGCACCTCACCGAGGTACTGGACCGGTGCGAACGGCTCGTCGCCGCCCGGCCCGAAGTGGAGCTGCTGTCGGTACGACGGCGCTTCCACGGTGACGACGACGATTGA
- the rbfA gene encoding 30S ribosome-binding factor RbfA has translation MADNARAKRLADLIREVVAQKLQRGIKDPRLGTHVTITDTRVTGDLREATVFYTVYGDDEERAAAAAGLESAKGVLRSEVGRAAGVKFTPTLTFVADALPDNARAIEDLLDRARASDAKVREASAGAEFAGGADPYRKPEEDEETDGDAAS, from the coding sequence GTGGCCGACAACGCGCGGGCGAAGAGGCTGGCGGACCTCATCCGAGAGGTGGTGGCCCAGAAGCTGCAGCGCGGGATCAAGGACCCGCGCCTCGGCACGCATGTCACCATCACGGACACCCGGGTCACCGGTGACCTGCGGGAGGCGACCGTCTTCTACACGGTCTACGGCGACGACGAGGAGCGCGCGGCCGCGGCCGCGGGCCTGGAGAGCGCCAAGGGCGTCCTCCGCTCCGAGGTCGGGCGCGCGGCGGGAGTGAAGTTCACGCCGACGCTGACCTTCGTGGCGGACGCGCTGCCCGACAACGCGCGAGCGATCGAGGACCTCCTCGACCGGGCGCGCGCCTCGGACGCGAAGGTCCGCGAGGCCTCCGCGGGCGCCGAGTTCGCCGGTGGGGCGGACCCGTACCGCAAGCCCGAAGAGGACGAGGAGACGGACGGCGACGCCGCCTCATGA
- the truB gene encoding tRNA pseudouridine(55) synthase TruB yields MTKRTTDTPDGLVIVDKPSGFTSHDVVAKMRGIAKTRRVGHAGTLDPMATGVLVLGVERATKLLGHLALTEKEYLGTIRLGQSSVTDDAEGEITASADASGVKRDAIDAAVAKLSGDIMQVPSKVSAIKIDGKRSYKRARDGEDFEIPARPVTVSSFQVYDIRDAVAEDGTPVLDLVVSVVCSSGTYIRALARDLGADLGVGGHLTALRRTRVGPYKLDSARTLDQLQEELTVMPVADAAAAAFPRWDVDDKRARLLTNGVRIEMPEEYAGKGPVAVFGPEGQFLVLAEESRGKAKSLAVFV; encoded by the coding sequence ATGACCAAGCGCACCACCGACACGCCGGACGGCCTGGTCATCGTCGACAAGCCGTCCGGCTTCACCTCGCACGACGTGGTCGCCAAGATGCGGGGCATCGCCAAGACCCGCCGCGTCGGCCACGCGGGCACCCTCGACCCGATGGCGACGGGCGTCCTGGTGCTCGGCGTCGAGCGCGCCACCAAGCTCCTCGGCCATCTGGCGCTGACGGAGAAGGAGTACCTGGGCACGATCCGGCTCGGCCAGTCCAGCGTCACGGACGACGCCGAGGGCGAGATCACGGCCTCCGCGGACGCCTCCGGCGTCAAGCGGGACGCCATCGACGCGGCCGTCGCCAAGCTCAGCGGCGACATCATGCAGGTGCCGTCGAAGGTCAGCGCCATCAAGATCGACGGCAAGCGCTCGTACAAGCGGGCCCGCGACGGCGAGGACTTCGAGATCCCGGCCCGGCCGGTGACGGTGTCCTCCTTCCAGGTGTACGACATCCGCGACGCGGTCGCCGAGGACGGCACGCCCGTGCTCGACCTGGTCGTGTCCGTGGTCTGCTCGTCCGGCACGTACATCCGGGCGCTCGCCCGGGACCTCGGCGCGGACCTCGGCGTCGGCGGGCACCTCACGGCGCTGCGCCGCACCCGGGTGGGGCCGTACAAGCTGGACTCGGCACGCACCCTCGACCAGCTCCAGGAGGAGCTGACGGTGATGCCGGTGGCGGACGCGGCCGCTGCGGCCTTCCCGCGCTGGGACGTGGACGACAAGCGGGCCCGGCTGCTCACCAACGGCGTGCGGATCGAGATGCCCGAGGAGTACGCGGGCAAGGGGCCCGTGGCCGTCTTCGGCCCGGAGGGGCAGTTCCTGGTCCTGGCCGAGGAGTCGCGCGGCAAGGCGAAGAGCCTCGCTGTGTTCGTCTGA
- a CDS encoding serine protease: protein MAGRGPRARGGGDRARGRRGATAGPADWGAPQWSLVRICDLAGRPRGAGFAADELGTVITSHEAVDGLARIVLHAAGERTCVVAADAVTALPEADLALVRTEGLGLKPLPVTVREAAPVGSYVRIAAGGWRQARVLDSVSVTYAATDRFHVLDTAMELAIGTDGADALRLGGGAAGGPVLDAESGAVVAVLATALHAPHRAAGFAVPLRAAAAGDPSGPLAALLARNEATVPAYGPDLNLAGALQLTATSVGSDGPDAPGPEPVERPDTAREFTDFTSGCARVLGLVGDPGTGRTTELAALAARRARGSAPAPTLWLRGADLRDADTSVSDAVARALERSCRILAASDEARPAGEGLGDISPGRVARLVRDAGRPLLLLLDGPEEMPPVLAHRLAEWSTGTAGWLRDTGARLVVACRAEYWERAGAHFPAALLHTPSEAAPGRPGPGALGDALPGCVRLGDLPEPQARRARARYGIPDEALAAADARHPLALRLLSEVRAALPGAPPGRPGREEILAAHLDLMSLRVAVRLAAANGLRGTAVRRLAARVAGQVHEAARRCLGPGQGELDRAAFEEVFPWGALPGHDACTGWASAVLAEGLLVPAGAGYRFAHEEVADWLQGTHLDVEGALASLVYRHAEGPAPATRSLPVPRHRIGPVLQALLLVERQQGAAELAVCLGRLAAALAALDTTAARRAEQPDSAQDALWWARHLLGEVLLRIPDASPYLDVLRALAERRQFPPAFWMTLPLPDATRYDLLRAVVPHDGPPGTAGRVLDAVAEDLAADPGAVQRHLTRWFTDESPLRATPDATVASAAQALLHTHRHRAIDDLTEALADCAHTRADELLGALAEDEPSAVCRAVDRWARDDRAARRVAAVVWGLRTARHATADADRTLLRYAAYALLARPGDASLHGAALALLVRDPQTRARHLPTALKAFAAGDPWLPGSALADALTTDPDLVLAAFRARLHGPGTAPRDLLRDLAGVTPPALAHRVAALVREHAEQCPESAGAVAAYVDLLLERGPGVRAVLFPTVTGLLRTGAVEVRRALAPVLAAPGGQASRPLRAELLDLLLAQERDPDVVEAVLRAVAGRGGDAERDRHLVQRAGLLLGRTPEGATRFDRALVDLARHAPGFAARLARWMTDAPQDWAALIGPSARRTVEGVADAVPVSV, encoded by the coding sequence ATGGCGGGACGGGGCCCGCGGGCCCGGGGCGGCGGGGACCGGGCCCGGGGCCGCAGGGGAGCGACGGCCGGACCGGCCGACTGGGGCGCGCCCCAGTGGTCCCTGGTGCGGATCTGCGACCTGGCCGGGCGCCCGCGCGGCGCCGGGTTCGCCGCCGACGAGCTCGGCACCGTGATCACCAGCCACGAGGCCGTCGACGGCCTCGCCCGGATCGTCCTGCACGCGGCGGGCGAGCGCACCTGCGTGGTGGCCGCCGACGCCGTGACGGCCCTTCCCGAGGCCGATCTCGCCCTGGTGCGCACCGAGGGCCTCGGCCTCAAGCCGCTGCCCGTCACCGTGCGCGAGGCCGCGCCGGTGGGCTCGTACGTACGGATCGCCGCGGGCGGCTGGCGGCAGGCACGGGTCCTGGACTCCGTGTCGGTGACGTACGCGGCGACCGACCGCTTCCACGTCCTGGACACCGCCATGGAGCTGGCCATCGGCACGGACGGCGCCGACGCCCTGCGGCTCGGCGGCGGCGCCGCGGGCGGGCCCGTCCTCGACGCCGAGTCCGGCGCGGTGGTCGCCGTCCTCGCCACCGCCCTGCACGCCCCGCATCGCGCCGCCGGGTTCGCGGTGCCGCTGCGCGCCGCTGCCGCCGGGGACCCGAGCGGCCCCCTCGCCGCGCTCCTCGCCCGCAACGAGGCCACCGTGCCCGCGTACGGCCCCGATCTGAACCTCGCGGGCGCCCTGCAGCTGACCGCCACGTCGGTGGGCTCCGACGGGCCGGACGCGCCAGGACCCGAGCCCGTCGAACGGCCGGACACGGCACGGGAGTTCACGGACTTCACCAGCGGCTGCGCACGCGTGCTCGGGCTCGTCGGCGACCCTGGTACCGGGCGGACCACGGAGCTGGCCGCGCTCGCCGCCCGCCGCGCCCGGGGCAGCGCGCCCGCGCCCACCCTGTGGCTGCGCGGCGCCGACCTGCGCGACGCCGACACCTCCGTGTCCGACGCGGTGGCGCGCGCTCTGGAGCGGTCCTGCCGCATCCTCGCCGCGTCGGACGAGGCCCGCCCGGCGGGCGAGGGCCTCGGGGACATCTCCCCGGGCCGGGTCGCACGGCTCGTCCGGGACGCCGGGCGGCCGCTCCTGCTGCTGCTCGACGGGCCCGAGGAGATGCCTCCCGTCCTCGCCCACCGGCTCGCCGAATGGAGCACGGGCACCGCGGGCTGGCTGCGGGACACCGGGGCGCGGCTCGTCGTCGCCTGCCGCGCGGAGTACTGGGAGCGGGCCGGGGCACACTTCCCCGCCGCACTGCTGCACACCCCGTCGGAGGCCGCGCCCGGCCGCCCGGGACCGGGAGCCCTCGGGGACGCGCTGCCCGGCTGCGTACGGCTCGGCGACCTGCCGGAGCCGCAGGCCCGCAGGGCCCGCGCGCGGTACGGCATCCCGGACGAGGCCCTCGCCGCCGCCGACGCCCGGCACCCCCTCGCGCTGCGGCTGCTCTCCGAGGTGCGGGCCGCGCTGCCCGGCGCGCCGCCGGGACGGCCCGGACGCGAGGAGATCCTCGCCGCCCATCTGGACCTGATGAGCCTGCGCGTCGCCGTCCGCCTCGCGGCGGCGAACGGGCTGCGCGGGACGGCCGTGCGGCGGCTCGCCGCGCGGGTGGCGGGCCAGGTCCACGAGGCGGCGCGGCGGTGCCTCGGGCCCGGCCAGGGCGAGCTCGACCGGGCCGCCTTCGAGGAGGTCTTCCCGTGGGGCGCCCTGCCCGGGCACGACGCCTGCACCGGCTGGGCGTCGGCGGTCCTCGCGGAGGGCCTGCTGGTCCCCGCGGGCGCCGGGTACCGCTTCGCGCACGAGGAGGTGGCGGACTGGCTCCAGGGCACCCATCTGGACGTGGAGGGCGCGCTCGCGTCCCTGGTGTACCGCCACGCCGAAGGCCCGGCACCGGCCACCCGCTCCCTGCCGGTGCCCCGGCACCGGATCGGCCCCGTGCTCCAGGCCCTGCTGCTCGTCGAACGCCAGCAGGGGGCGGCGGAGCTGGCCGTGTGCCTGGGCCGACTCGCGGCGGCCCTCGCGGCGCTCGACACGACCGCCGCCCGCCGCGCCGAGCAGCCGGACAGCGCGCAGGACGCCCTCTGGTGGGCCCGGCACCTCCTGGGCGAGGTCCTCCTGCGGATTCCCGACGCCAGCCCCTATCTGGACGTGCTCCGCGCGCTCGCTGAGCGGCGGCAGTTCCCCCCGGCCTTCTGGATGACGCTCCCGCTGCCGGACGCCACCCGCTACGACCTCCTGCGGGCCGTCGTGCCCCACGACGGCCCGCCGGGCACGGCGGGCCGCGTCCTGGACGCCGTGGCCGAGGACCTCGCCGCCGACCCCGGCGCCGTCCAGCGCCATCTGACGCGCTGGTTCACCGACGAGAGCCCGCTGCGGGCCACCCCGGACGCCACCGTCGCCTCCGCCGCGCAGGCCCTGCTGCACACCCACCGGCACCGCGCCATCGACGACCTCACGGAGGCCCTGGCCGACTGCGCGCACACCCGCGCCGACGAACTGCTCGGCGCGCTCGCCGAGGACGAGCCGTCCGCGGTGTGCCGCGCCGTCGACCGCTGGGCCCGCGACGACCGGGCGGCGCGCCGCGTGGCCGCCGTGGTCTGGGGCCTGCGCACGGCCCGGCACGCCACCGCCGACGCCGACCGCACCCTCCTGCGGTACGCGGCCTACGCGCTGCTCGCACGGCCCGGCGACGCCTCCCTGCACGGCGCCGCGCTCGCCCTGCTCGTGCGGGACCCGCAGACCCGCGCGCGGCATCTGCCGACCGCGCTCAAGGCGTTCGCGGCGGGCGACCCGTGGCTGCCGGGAAGCGCCCTCGCGGACGCCCTGACCACCGACCCCGACCTGGTGCTCGCGGCGTTCCGCGCCCGCCTCCACGGCCCCGGCACGGCCCCCCGCGACCTGCTGCGGGACCTCGCGGGAGTGACCCCGCCCGCCCTGGCGCACCGCGTCGCGGCCCTGGTGCGCGAGCACGCCGAGCAGTGCCCGGAGTCCGCCGGCGCCGTGGCCGCGTACGTCGATCTGCTCCTGGAGCGCGGCCCCGGCGTGCGGGCGGTGCTGTTCCCGACGGTCACGGGGCTGCTGCGGACCGGCGCCGTGGAGGTGCGCCGCGCCCTCGCGCCGGTCCTCGCGGCGCCCGGCGGCCAGGCCTCGCGGCCGCTGCGCGCCGAGCTGCTCGACCTGCTGCTCGCCCAGGAGCGGGACCCGGACGTCGTCGAGGCCGTGCTGCGCGCGGTCGCCGGGCGCGGCGGCGACGCCGAGCGGGACCGGCACCTCGTGCAGCGCGCGGGCCTGCTGCTCGGCCGCACGCCGGAGGGCGCGACCCGGTTCGACCGCGCCCTGGTGGACCTGGCGCGGCACGCGCCGGGGTTCGCCGCCCGCCTCGCCCGCTGGATGACGGACGCCCCGCAGGACTGGGCGGCCCTCATCGGCCCGAGCGCCCGCCGTACCGTCGAGGGGGTCGCGGACGCCGTCCCTGTGTCGGTGTGA
- a CDS encoding bifunctional riboflavin kinase/FAD synthetase: MQRWRGLEDIPQDWGRSVVTIGSYDGVHRGHQLIIGRAVARARELGVPAVVVTFDPHPSEVVRPGSHPPLLAPHHRRAELMADLGVDAVLILPFTTEFSKLSPADFVVKVLVDKLHAKSVVEGPNFRFGHRAAGNVAVLAELGETYDYDVEVVDLYVSGEAGGGEPFSSTLTRRLIAEGDLAGAREILGRPHRVEGVVVRGAQRGRELGFPTANVETLPHTAIPADGVYAGWLHAQGEAMPAAISVGTNPQFDGTERTVEAYAIDRVGLDLYGLHVAVDFLAFVRGQAKFESIDALLVAIGDDVKQARGLIESYEADRG; the protein is encoded by the coding sequence GTGCAGCGCTGGCGTGGCTTGGAGGACATTCCCCAGGACTGGGGGCGCAGCGTCGTCACCATTGGTTCCTACGACGGCGTGCACCGCGGTCACCAGCTCATCATCGGCCGCGCGGTGGCCCGCGCGCGCGAGCTCGGCGTGCCCGCCGTGGTCGTCACCTTCGACCCGCACCCCAGCGAGGTCGTGCGCCCGGGCAGCCACCCGCCGCTGCTCGCCCCGCACCACCGGCGCGCCGAGCTGATGGCCGACCTCGGTGTGGACGCCGTGCTCATCCTGCCGTTCACGACCGAGTTCTCGAAGCTGTCGCCCGCCGACTTCGTGGTGAAGGTCCTCGTCGACAAGCTGCACGCCAAGTCCGTCGTCGAAGGCCCCAACTTCCGCTTCGGGCACCGCGCCGCGGGCAACGTGGCGGTCCTCGCCGAACTCGGCGAGACGTACGACTACGACGTCGAGGTCGTCGACCTGTACGTGAGCGGAGAGGCGGGCGGCGGCGAGCCGTTCTCGTCGACGCTCACCCGGCGCCTCATCGCCGAGGGCGACCTCGCGGGCGCCCGCGAGATCCTCGGCCGCCCGCACCGCGTGGAGGGCGTGGTCGTCCGTGGCGCCCAGCGCGGCCGCGAACTCGGCTTCCCCACGGCCAACGTGGAGACGCTCCCGCACACCGCGATCCCCGCCGACGGCGTGTACGCGGGCTGGCTGCACGCCCAGGGCGAGGCCATGCCCGCGGCGATCTCCGTCGGCACGAACCCGCAGTTCGACGGCACGGAGCGCACGGTCGAGGCCTACGCCATCGACCGCGTGGGCCTCGATCTGTACGGGCTGCACGTGGCCGTGGACTTCCTGGCCTTCGTGCGGGGGCAGGCCAAGTTCGAGTCGATCGACGCGCTGCTCGTCGCCATCGGCGACGACGTGAAGCAGGCCCGCGGGCTCATCGAGAGCTACGAGGCCGACCGGGGCTGA
- a CDS encoding ABC transporter ATP-binding protein, with translation MTTHSPVTSAAPPADAAPLLAAEDLHITFPGRHGADPARAVDGVDLHIRPGEIVALVGESGCGKTTLARSLLGLVPPTSGRVTFGGKPLGYRSRALKAYRKRVQLVLQDPSGSLNPRHTVYDAVAEGLRIHRYPGDERAAVAQALSRAGLRPPERFFLRYPHELSGGQRQRVVIAGALVLEPELIVADEPVASLDASVRGEILALLLRLRDELGLSALVVTHDLGLAWNIADRVAVMYLGRIVETGAVEQVLTAPQHPYTKALLSVLPEAGGEPVVLTGEPPDPSRVPSGCRFHVRCQVLASGDAERAGVARDCRTRDLPVLSGGGASQVACHWATASKISSPSGD, from the coding sequence ATGACCACTCACTCCCCCGTCACGTCGGCCGCGCCGCCCGCGGACGCGGCGCCGCTGCTCGCGGCCGAGGACCTGCACATCACGTTCCCCGGGCGGCACGGCGCGGATCCGGCGCGGGCCGTGGACGGCGTGGACCTGCACATCCGGCCGGGCGAGATCGTCGCGCTCGTCGGCGAGTCCGGCTGCGGCAAGACGACGCTCGCGCGCTCGCTGCTCGGCCTGGTGCCGCCCACGTCGGGCCGGGTCACGTTCGGCGGCAAGCCGCTCGGCTACCGGTCCCGCGCCCTCAAGGCGTATCGCAAGCGCGTCCAGCTGGTGCTCCAGGACCCGAGCGGCTCGCTCAACCCGCGCCACACGGTGTACGACGCGGTGGCCGAGGGCCTGCGCATCCACCGGTACCCGGGCGACGAGCGGGCGGCCGTCGCCCAGGCCCTGTCACGGGCGGGTCTGCGCCCGCCGGAGCGGTTCTTCCTGCGCTATCCGCACGAGCTGTCCGGCGGTCAGCGCCAGCGCGTGGTCATCGCGGGCGCGCTGGTCCTGGAGCCCGAACTCATCGTCGCCGACGAGCCGGTGGCCTCCCTCGACGCCTCCGTGCGCGGCGAGATCCTCGCCCTGCTCCTCCGGCTGCGCGACGAGCTCGGCCTCTCCGCCCTCGTGGTGACCCACGACCTGGGCCTCGCCTGGAACATCGCGGACCGCGTGGCCGTCATGTACCTGGGCCGGATCGTCGAGACGGGCGCGGTCGAGCAGGTCCTGACGGCCCCTCAGCACCCGTACACGAAGGCCCTGTTGTCGGTCCTGCCGGAGGCCGGGGGCGAGCCGGTGGTCCTCACGGGCGAGCCCCCGGACCCCTCGCGGGTACCCTCGGGCTGCCGCTTCCACGTGCGCTGCCAGGTGCTGGCGAGCGGCGACGCCGAGCGGGCCGGGGTGGCCCGGGACTGCCGGACGCGTGACCTGCCGGTGCTTTCGGGCGGCGGGGCCTCGCAGGTGGCGTGCCACTGGGCGACGGCGAGCAAGATCTCAAGCCCGTCCGGCGATTGA
- a CDS encoding ABC transporter ATP-binding protein: MVPGAARHRHRRGRARVHAVRAGRGVRAQPQAGGVPLTAEPEATVTTAHTATDAPAAAGQDAGQPLLDVRNLEVTYASGAAAVRGVDLTVGAGQKLGVAGESGCGKSTLALALLRLLPAGTRVTGEVLLDGEDVLTMKWGRVRAVRWAGASVVFQGAMHSLNAVHRIGDQIAEPILLHKKATPAGARKRARELLEHVGLPGARADAYPHELSGGQRQRVMIAMALACDPRLIIADEPTTALDVMIQAQILRLIEQLVAEQDLGLIMISHDLAVLADTCDRLAVMYAGRVVEEGPARDVYERAQHPYGKALSAAFPRVGDPASRFAPRGLPGDPPDPSALPEGCTFHPRCPVALDSCAAQDQELRAAGPAHQAACVHVGSQVPAQQAPAAVDGAP, from the coding sequence GTGGTACCTGGCGCCGCCCGGCATCGCCATCGCCGTGGTCGCGCTCGCGTTCACGCTGTGCGGGCGGGCCGTGGAGTCCGTGCTCAACCCCAGGCTGGGGGTGTCCCGTTGACCGCCGAACCGGAAGCCACCGTGACCACCGCGCACACCGCGACCGACGCCCCGGCCGCGGCCGGACAGGACGCCGGGCAGCCCCTGCTCGACGTCAGGAACCTCGAAGTGACGTACGCGTCCGGGGCCGCCGCCGTGCGCGGGGTCGACCTGACCGTGGGCGCCGGGCAGAAGCTCGGCGTGGCGGGCGAGTCCGGCTGCGGCAAGTCCACGCTCGCCCTCGCCCTGCTGCGCCTGCTGCCCGCGGGGACGAGGGTGACCGGGGAGGTCCTCCTCGACGGCGAGGACGTGCTCACCATGAAGTGGGGCCGGGTGCGCGCGGTCCGCTGGGCGGGCGCGTCCGTGGTCTTCCAGGGCGCCATGCACTCGCTGAACGCGGTGCACCGCATCGGCGACCAGATCGCCGAGCCGATCCTGCTGCACAAGAAGGCGACGCCCGCGGGCGCCAGGAAGAGGGCCCGCGAGCTGCTCGAACACGTGGGGCTCCCGGGCGCCCGCGCGGACGCCTACCCGCACGAACTGTCCGGCGGCCAGCGCCAGCGCGTGATGATCGCCATGGCGCTCGCCTGCGATCCGCGCCTGATCATCGCGGACGAGCCGACGACCGCGCTCGACGTGATGATCCAGGCGCAGATCCTGCGCCTGATCGAACAGCTCGTGGCCGAACAGGACCTCGGCCTGATCATGATCAGCCACGATCTGGCGGTACTCGCCGACACCTGTGACCGGCTCGCGGTGATGTACGCGGGCCGCGTCGTCGAGGAGGGCCCGGCCCGGGACGTGTACGAGCGGGCGCAGCACCCGTACGGCAAGGCCCTCTCGGCGGCGTTCCCGCGCGTCGGGGACCCCGCGTCGCGGTTCGCGCCGCGGGGGCTGCCCGGCGATCCGCCGGACCCGTCGGCGCTCCCGGAGGGCTGTACGTTCCACCCGCGCTGCCCGGTGGCGCTCGACTCCTGTGCCGCGCAGGACCAGGAGCTGCGCGCGGCGGGCCCGGCCCACCAGGCGGCCTGTGTGCACGTGGGCTCCCAGGTCCCCGCCCAGCAGGCGCCGGCGGCCGTGGACGGGGCGCCGTGA
- a CDS encoding ABC transporter permease translates to MTTETSAAQGPAPNPRALTWTRRRHSAARFWRAYRGHRAGLFGLAVLVLISLAAVFAPLLVGSDADSVTHAPGDAMESPSTEFPLGTDQFGRDLLALLVYGARISLTIGLLAAFLSVAIGTVVGITAGHYRGVYGTVMMRVTDWFLVMPTLVLAIALAVVMSGSLSTIILAIGVTTWPTTARLVRAQTLAVESRPYIERARALGGGHTHIMLRHVLPNVMPLVLAQTTLVISSAILTEATLAFLGLGDPTAVSWGGLLQDAREAGAVSAGDWWYLAPPGIAIAVVALAFTLCGRAVESVLNPRLGVSR, encoded by the coding sequence ATGACGACCGAGACCAGCGCCGCGCAGGGCCCGGCGCCGAACCCGCGGGCGCTCACCTGGACGCGCAGACGGCACTCCGCGGCCCGCTTCTGGCGCGCGTACCGGGGGCACAGGGCCGGGCTCTTCGGCCTCGCCGTGCTCGTCCTGATCTCGCTTGCCGCGGTCTTCGCGCCGCTGCTCGTCGGCTCGGACGCGGACAGCGTCACGCACGCACCGGGGGACGCCATGGAGTCCCCGAGCACCGAATTCCCCCTCGGCACCGACCAGTTCGGCCGCGACCTGCTCGCGCTCCTGGTGTACGGGGCGCGGATCTCCCTCACCATCGGGCTGCTCGCCGCGTTCCTCTCCGTGGCGATCGGCACGGTCGTGGGCATCACGGCGGGGCACTACCGCGGCGTGTACGGGACGGTGATGATGCGCGTCACCGACTGGTTCCTGGTCATGCCCACGCTGGTGCTCGCGATCGCCCTCGCCGTCGTGATGTCCGGCTCCCTGAGCACGATCATCCTGGCCATCGGGGTGACCACCTGGCCCACCACGGCACGGCTCGTGCGCGCGCAGACGCTGGCCGTCGAGTCCCGCCCCTACATCGAGCGGGCCCGGGCCCTGGGCGGCGGGCACACCCACATCATGCTCCGCCACGTGCTGCCCAACGTCATGCCGCTTGTGCTCGCACAGACGACGCTCGTCATCTCCAGCGCCATCCTCACCGAGGCCACGCTCGCCTTCCTCGGCCTCGGCGACCCGACCGCGGTGTCCTGGGGCGGCCTCCTGCAGGACGCCCGCGAGGCGGGTGCCGTCAGCGCGGGCGACTGGTGGTACCTGGCGCCGCCCGGCATCGCCATCGCCGTGGTCGCGCTCGCGTTCACGCTGTGCGGGCGGGCCGTGGAGTCCGTGCTCAACCCCAGGCTGGGGGTGTCCCGTTGA
- a CDS encoding ABC transporter permease codes for MTAADNNPAAILAAEAEAGAPGGPAGPVGPRGRGPRARNTTAYLTYVAGKLGGALVSMFAVLVTSFFLFRLIPGDPVKQMTGGRRVSSEQLAAMRAEFGLDDPVWKQFTDYCGNVLTGDFGTSYQFHTPVLDKITDALGPTLWLTGAAYVLYTVIGIWLGTRAAWRNGGLGDRFHTGLALTLYSVPSFWLGLLLIITFSVGAGPLPGLFPTGGMESGDESGVAYVVDVAHHMVLPVLTLVAVGYAQTLLVMRSSLLDEMGSDYLTTARAKGLRDDLVRRRHAVPNALLPTVTLMFVNLGTVVAGAILVETVFSWPGLGSLFYQALSVPDLPLVQGLFFVFATAVILMNTVADVVYPLLDPRVGR; via the coding sequence ATGACCGCGGCAGACAACAACCCGGCGGCGATCCTCGCCGCCGAGGCCGAGGCCGGGGCACCCGGCGGACCGGCGGGGCCCGTCGGTCCGCGGGGCCGCGGCCCCCGGGCACGCAACACCACCGCCTATCTGACGTACGTCGCGGGCAAGCTCGGCGGCGCGCTCGTCTCCATGTTCGCCGTGCTCGTCACGAGCTTCTTCCTCTTCCGGCTCATCCCGGGCGACCCGGTGAAGCAGATGACCGGCGGACGCCGCGTGTCGAGCGAGCAACTCGCCGCGATGCGCGCGGAGTTCGGCCTGGACGACCCGGTGTGGAAGCAGTTCACGGACTACTGCGGCAACGTCCTCACCGGGGACTTCGGCACGTCGTACCAGTTCCACACGCCGGTCCTCGACAAGATCACGGACGCGCTCGGGCCGACGCTGTGGCTCACCGGGGCGGCGTACGTCCTCTACACGGTCATCGGCATCTGGCTCGGCACGCGCGCGGCGTGGCGCAACGGCGGCCTCGGGGACCGGTTCCACACCGGGCTCGCCCTGACCCTGTACTCGGTGCCGTCCTTCTGGCTCGGCCTGCTGCTCATCATCACCTTCTCGGTGGGCGCGGGCCCGCTGCCGGGCCTCTTCCCGACGGGCGGCATGGAGAGCGGTGACGAGAGCGGCGTCGCGTACGTCGTGGACGTGGCGCACCACATGGTCCTGCCGGTGCTCACGCTCGTGGCGGTCGGATACGCGCAGACGCTCCTCGTCATGCGCTCCTCGCTGCTCGACGAGATGGGCAGCGACTATCTGACGACCGCCCGCGCCAAGGGCCTCAGGGACGACCTGGTGCGCCGCCGCCACGCGGTGCCGAACGCGCTCCTGCCGACGGTCACGCTGATGTTCGTGAACCTGGGCACGGTGGTGGCGGGCGCGATCCTGGTCGAGACCGTCTTCTCCTGGCCGGGGCTCGGCAGCCTCTTCTACCAGGCGCTGAGCGTGCCGGACCTGCCGCTCGTGCAGGGCCTGTTCTTCGTCTTCGCCACCGCGGTGATCCTCATGAACACCGTCGCCGACGTGGTGTATCCGCTGCTCGACCCGAGGGTGGGCCGATGA